In Papaver somniferum cultivar HN1 chromosome 9, ASM357369v1, whole genome shotgun sequence, the genomic stretch TAGAGGTAACTTGTACAAGTTCTGGTAAAGTAAGAAGATTTGCAATTGGTACTGAATCCAAATTTGCACTGTACTTGATCAACCTCAAACTTGATATTGGGGTCTCTCATGCTTCATATATTGAAGCTGTTAAAGAAGGGGAAGAACCAATCAATTTTGGTCCTAATGCTCTTCTTACCGATTATGGCCATGGTTGGAAGCTGCAGACAGTTTCAGAACAAGGTACCATAATACTGTTAACTGTTAAATCCTAACATTTAATCATGTCTAACTAGTTGATACTAGTTAAGAGTAATTCTAACATTGATTTTTGGTTGTCTTTAAGTAGAAGTTCCTCGAAAAGATATGGGAGGTCAGCCTATGTACAAGAAGAATCCTACTGCCATGGTAATGCTTCACTCAACTCTATCCTTGTAACTGTTGGAAGTAGGGTTTTTAAGCACCCCTTTAACCATACTGTAACAAATAGAATAGAAGGTTTAGAACTTTCCTGACGTATTTCTTAAGAATCATATACTCGGTAACAATCAGAATGTTATCCATTTCTTAAGGTGTAGTGTTGTGTAGCACAATTAAAATGCTGAATATATGCTTGTATGATATTCATTGGTTTAACTTGATGTATTTGTAACTTCGGCAGAAATCAGACGGTTCTGCTCCTACTAGAAGATCCACGATGGACTCTTCAGATTCTCACACCACTTACCAGTATTTTGGGAGGATATTTCTTGCTTTAGTTTTGTTGTTTCTGCTTGGATGTACTTTCACAGTGGCCTTGGAAAATCTTCCCAGGTTAATCTTACTTATCACTTCAACAATGTAATAACACCATCATATCTTGCTTTAATTGTGAAGTATCCTTTCTGTATCCTTGTAAGTTCTTTAACATGACAGGGCTGTGAGCTATTTATTGCTTCTATTTTGTAAACTGGAGGAGAAATATTTTTGTTATTCAACAAGATTACACTATGGATAGCTTTAGAATGTATTTTCTGCTCTTCCTGTAATATCAGAACTAGCTTTTCAGTTCCGTAAAATCCGAAACTTTGATGCAATCTAGTAATCTGAATTTTACAAGACAAAGGCTCTGAATCTTCACTAAACTGCCTCTATAGGATTTTCACAAACTACAGCTAACTGATGCACAGAAGACACAAATAAGAATAAAAGAACTCAGCACGTTAAAAATGGTTAATTTTATTTCTATAGTTCGTCTGCAGAACAGAATTTGTAAAAGTATTTACATCTTCTTTCTAAATTGATTCGGAACTGGGATGAACCTGTCCCGAGTCGCAATAGTCAATGTATGTACAGGAACACATGAGTTCAACCCTGCTGAACGTTATAAGCAAATACAGAAGAAAAATGTACATTATGCAAGCAGTCTAGAAAAACGCCACAAATACAAATGCATGAGGTTCCATGATCAGTGCAGGGAACACGAAAAATTGATGATCAATCTGGGTATCTGAGTTGTAGAGCCGATGATGGTCCGGTGTTTCTCTTAAGTGAGATACCCTGAACTCTGACAGATCTCTTCAGCTTGTTCTTTTGGCACATATACTGCTTTGTGCAGCAAACTGTGGGTTCTGCCATAGCACAAATAAACAAAGACACCAAGTATCAACCACACAGAAACGCGGATCCACGTGCCGATTCTGTATCCAAAAAGAGCAATATGCGATCAGTTACATGTGAAAGCCTCATTTACCCACCAAGAAAAGATAAAATTGTGCACATATAAAATGGATCAAGAAACTAACCCGAGATTGATCAGCAAGTAGACATTTATAAGAATGCTTGCAATTGGTAGGAGAGGAACGAAAGGGCAAGTGAAACCTGCATACAATTCAAACAGTTATCCTAAGGTAACAACAACAAATATACTCTGCATTGGACGAGACTATGCTCTGTGCATAATATACTGAAAGCAACAACAAATCGGAACAATATCTAGATGAACCTACAAAGGTGTAAGTGCTTCCTCGACATACATAGATGGTTTTGTTTGCTCCCCACACCCACTCCTAATGTGGGTTAGTAAACTCATATAGGCAATTCTGGAAATGGCATCACTTCAACAATATTCTATTTTGGAAAACAAAATTCAGACAGCTCATAGGGTCTGTTCACGGTTCACCCGTTACAGAGTGATACAATCACATGCTAGAATATCAAGAAGGCCTAGGATCCACCAGCTGATAATTATTCGATTTGAAGATCACCAAGATGGGATTTATCAATGTATTTGTATGACTAGACTAGTCTACTAATGCAGGTACCAAGGTGACCTACCCATCTTCTTGAATTAACCTCAGAATCTTAATTCTTTGTGAGAGCATGAGAATAGAAGTGGAATATACCTCCAATGTGTCCAAAGCTGTGTCTCGCATTATCTTGATCAATCCATGACAGCACAATTAGACCACACAACAGAAGAGAGACACCAATTCCGCACAACAGGTAGCGAGCAgttctaaaaacaagaaaaagaaaattgagaaGTCGCATAGAGTAAAAGAAACTATCTTTCAGAGTTGCGACAATAGGCGTTGGCCAAAAGAAATATGATTGAAGAACCTCCACGACCAATAATGGACGCAACCATCGTAATATCCACAAGAAATGATTCCAGATATAATGTTGCATTAGTATTAACCACCAGAAATGGTGAGTTTTAGAGCATGCTCATTTGTTAGGATACATGATAGTTAATATTACCCAGGCAAGTATTCAGCTGAAGAAGCTGCAGAGGTGACGAGAAACACTCCTATGCACACAAAGGCTATGTTCCAAGCTGCAAGTCGTCGCCTCTTTTGTTCATTCAATTTATCTGCAACAATCAGCATAAAGCAGAAAAGCAATTAACCAGTAGAAACTATGACCAATTCCCCAAAAAAGAAGTTTAAGAGAAAAATATGTTGTCACTCCGAAAATCTACCTAAATCCTGTATTTGAACCCGATATTCTACTGAATCAACATCCTCTAGAACAATAAACATAACTTACCATGACCATAATTTATGTCTTTGACTATGAGAGGGTAACCAATGGATGTTTCAGCTTCAGGTTGGAAATATTTGCTACTCTTAGTAGAGATTACAGGATCCTTAGTGTTACTTCCATCAATTTCTGGAGTAGTATAACTGTACCGTGTTGAAACTGAATCAAATGTTTCATGAAGTGACGATGATAGAGGCACTTCATCTGGTGGAACATATCTCAAAATCAAAATAGAGATAGCAACAATGGTGAATGCAAGAAGAGTTCCCACGCTGACCTGCAAATTATTGACCTTTTCATTGTTGCTTGATTCTTAGTGAGAGCATATGACAACTGCAAATTTTTGAATATTGCACGTAGCGGAATATAGTTTTACATACCATCCCTGCTAATTGAGAAACATCCATAAAGAACGACAATAGTGCAGCACATATCCCAGTTACTATTGTGCTCTTTACAGGAACTTGGGTGCGTTTATTGACGTCTGAAAAAAAAGAAGGGAGCAACCCGTCTCTAGCCATAGCCATCAAGATTCGAGGCTGAAAAAACAATTACAAGTCTATCTAGATCCCAACAagtaaaatataaaaacaaataatCTACAGTACTAGAAAATGAGGTGAATATATGCAGAATCAAACAATGCAATACTAAAATAAGCAAAAAATCACCCCTCAATTATTATATACGTTTAGAGAC encodes the following:
- the LOC113313571 gene encoding uncharacterized protein LOC113313571 isoform X2, with protein sequence MAEEEVAAKSVIQQSPPANPPPFLEVTCTSSGKVRRFAIGTESKFALYLINLKLDIGVSHASYIEAVKEGEEPINFGPNALLTDYGHGWKLQTVSEQEVPRKDMGGQPMYKKNPTAMKSDGSAPTRRSTMDSSDSHTTYQYFGRIFLALVLLFLLGCTFTVALENLPRLILLITSTM
- the LOC113313571 gene encoding uncharacterized protein LOC113313571 isoform X1; its protein translation is MAEEEVAAKSVIQQSPPANPPPFLEVTCTSSGKVRRFAIGTESKFALYLINLKLDIGVSHASYIEAVKEGEEPINFGPNALLTDYGHGWKLQTVSEQVEVPRKDMGGQPMYKKNPTAMKSDGSAPTRRSTMDSSDSHTTYQYFGRIFLALVLLFLLGCTFTVALENLPRLILLITSTM